TCCTGAGAAAGAAAGCGAAACTTCGCTGGCGACTAAAGATTGCTGAGAAGACACGTCGTCTCTGTGagaactttttctttttcttctggtATATTCTGGAGACagatattgttttttcttctgattagAGAATAATATGACGGAAGTGATTAGCAAAACGAGTTTGTTCTTAGGAGCTTGTGGTAATCATCACCGTGTTGatgatttctctttctctccggTGAGTTTTGGtgggtttggtttgaaaaAGAGTTTCTCTTGTCTGAAGCTTAAGAGTCAGAAGCCTCTTAGAAGTGTATTTTACGGAAAACAGATCGTTTTCGGAGATTCTCAAGACGAGAGCTTCAGAAGATCATCAGCTATCACAGCTCAGGTAGactttaatgttttgtgttttcgtttttgtttatctGAAATATTATAATCCATTACATGCGAGATCTAATTAGAAAGATCCTGAGAGCTAATTGTTGAAAGAATagttttttagggttttgctttaattttgttgtgaATTATTGGCTTGAAGAGTAGATTTTGGTTTAGGGTTCATGTGTTTTCAATTTGATGTGTTGGTTTTATGGATCTGTGAAAATATGATATCTGACATGTGTAAATTTGCAGACAACTTTGAGGATTGGGACAGCTCAGAAGTGGTGGGAGAAAGGTCTGAAAGATAACATGAGAGAGATCTCTTCAGCTCAAGAGCTCGTTGATTCTCTTACTAACGCTGGTGATaagcttgttgttgttgatttcttcTCACCTGGCTGTGGTGGCTGCAAGGCTCTCCATCCTAAGGTATCAATCCACTTCTTGGATTGTTTGGTACAGTATTGATGAAATGAACAAGTTTTCTAACAATGATGGTTTATGATTGTTGCAGATATGTCAGTTTGCAGAGATGAACCCGGATGTGCAGTTTCTTCAGGTGAATTACGAGGAGCATAAGTCCATGTGTTATAGTCTTGGTGTCCATGTTCTCCCTTTTTTCCGATTCTACCGTGGCTCTCAGGGTCGTGTTTGCAGCTTTAGCTGTACCAATGCCACGGTTCGTTCTCATTCTTATAATCCATGAGACAATCAATGAAAAAACCATCTTAGGTTCGATTTtgatcttgatttgttttatctGTTTCAGATCAAGAAATTCAGAGATGCCTTGGCAAAGCATGGTCCAGATAGGTGCAGCCTCGGACCGACCAAAGGCCTTGAAGAGAAAGAGCTTGTGGCACTTGCAGCCAACAAAGAACTCAACTTTACTTACACACCAAAGCCTGTACCAGTTGAGAAAGAAGCAGCCACTCCTGATTCAAACCCAAGTCTCCCTGTTCCTCTTCCTTCGATGAGCTCCAATGACGAAAAAACATTGGTCTCCGCAGGGAGATGAGACTGAATAAACATTTCCCTGTATAGTTTGCGTGATAGTAGTAGTAGCAGCAGCTGGATATATTGCAGTACCTAAAGATGTCAGTTCTCGGAGCAGCCAGCCGGTTTAGTggggtttagttttttttcggGTCCCCTGAGCAAAATCGGTTCTTGGCCTCTGGGTTTACCTAGAGCAAAACCAGTTCCGATGGTTACTTGAGTTTTGCTCAGTTCTTATGGGATTGGAGTGGAAGGTCGTGCGCTCGGCAGCATGGAAGCTTTCTCCTTTCAATCAGCTTCAGTagagttttggtttctttgtttgttttttatttgctttaaGAATTTAatgtaaataaaaatccaatgAGGATTATCATACAATGTCATGAAGGATCTATGAATTAGTATCTAATGTTAGTATATATTATGGTTTTTCCTAAGTTGGTACTTTCTCTGTTTGAAGTTTGATTATCATACATGTATTTGTTATGGTCCTCTCTTCAACATCTttagaataaaacatataagATCTGCAAGGGCTTCAGATTTCTGTAGTGTGGTTAGTCTCTTGGGACATTACGTTACCATAGGACTAACGTCGACTATATTAACGTCACCTAGAAAAAGCTCTAGGATTAATGGTACTTTTTTAGTTTGGATTAGTGGTACTTTAACTTGGTTAATTTTGCTGTTTCAGTGAGA
This sequence is a window from Arabidopsis thaliana chromosome 1 sequence. Protein-coding genes within it:
- the ACHT4 gene encoding atypical CYS HIS rich thioredoxin 4 (atypical CYS HIS rich thioredoxin 4 (ACHT4); FUNCTIONS IN: oxidoreductase activity, acting on sulfur group of donors, disulfide as acceptor; INVOLVED IN: cell redox homeostasis; LOCATED IN: chloroplast membrane, chloroplast, chloroplast stroma; EXPRESSED IN: 22 plant structures; EXPRESSED DURING: 13 growth stages; CONTAINS InterPro DOMAIN/s: Thioredoxin fold (InterPro:IPR012335), Thioredoxin, core (InterPro:IPR015467), Thioredoxin-like (InterPro:IPR017936), Thioredoxin domain (InterPro:IPR013766), Thioredoxin-like fold (InterPro:IPR012336); BEST Arabidopsis thaliana protein match is: atypical CYS HIS rich thioredoxin 3 (TAIR:AT2G33270.1); Has 2537 Blast hits to 2529 proteins in 580 species: Archae - 19; Bacteria - 606; Metazoa - 627; Fungi - 356; Plants - 522; Viruses - 3; Other Eukaryotes - 404 (source: NCBI BLink).); this encodes MTEVISKTSLFLGACGNHHRVDDFSFSPIVFGDSQDESFRRSSAITAQTTLRIGTAQKWWEKGLKDNMREISSAQELVDSLTNAGDKLVVVDFFSPGCGGCKALHPKICQFAEMNPDVQFLQVNYEEHKSMCYSLGVHVLPFFRFYRGSQGRVCSFSCTNATIKKFRDALAKHGPDRCSLGPTKGLEEKELVALAANKELNFTYTPKPVPVEKEAATPDSNPSLPVPLPSMSSNDEKTLVSAGR
- the ACHT4 gene encoding atypical CYS HIS rich thioredoxin 4 (atypical CYS HIS rich thioredoxin 4 (ACHT4); FUNCTIONS IN: oxidoreductase activity, acting on sulfur group of donors, disulfide as acceptor; INVOLVED IN: cell redox homeostasis; LOCATED IN: chloroplast membrane, chloroplast, chloroplast stroma; EXPRESSED IN: 22 plant structures; EXPRESSED DURING: 13 growth stages; CONTAINS InterPro DOMAIN/s: Thioredoxin fold (InterPro:IPR012335), Thioredoxin, core (InterPro:IPR015467), Thioredoxin-like (InterPro:IPR017936), Thioredoxin domain (InterPro:IPR013766), Thioredoxin-like fold (InterPro:IPR012336); BEST Arabidopsis thaliana protein match is: atypical CYS HIS rich thioredoxin 3 (TAIR:AT2G33270.1); Has 30201 Blast hits to 17322 proteins in 780 species: Archae - 12; Bacteria - 1396; Metazoa - 17338; Fungi - 3422; Plants - 5037; Viruses - 0; Other Eukaryotes - 2996 (source: NCBI BLink).), which translates into the protein MREISSAQELVDSLTNAGDKLVVVDFFSPGCGGCKALHPKICQFAEMNPDVQFLQVNYEEHKSMCYSLGVHVLPFFRFYRGSQGRVCSFSCTNATIKKFRDALAKHGPDRCSLGPTKGLEEKELVALAANKELNFTYTPKPVPVEKEAATPDSNPSLPVPLPSMSSNDEKTLVSAGR
- the ACHT4 gene encoding atypical CYS HIS rich thioredoxin 4 (atypical CYS HIS rich thioredoxin 4 (ACHT4); FUNCTIONS IN: oxidoreductase activity, acting on sulfur group of donors, disulfide as acceptor; INVOLVED IN: cell redox homeostasis; LOCATED IN: chloroplast membrane, chloroplast, chloroplast stroma; EXPRESSED IN: 22 plant structures; EXPRESSED DURING: 13 growth stages; CONTAINS InterPro DOMAIN/s: Thioredoxin fold (InterPro:IPR012335), Thioredoxin, core (InterPro:IPR015467), Thioredoxin-like (InterPro:IPR017936), Thioredoxin domain (InterPro:IPR013766), Thioredoxin-like fold (InterPro:IPR012336); BEST Arabidopsis thaliana protein match is: atypical CYS HIS rich thioredoxin 3 (TAIR:AT2G33270.1); Has 2532 Blast hits to 2524 proteins in 582 species: Archae - 19; Bacteria - 596; Metazoa - 625; Fungi - 365; Plants - 524; Viruses - 3; Other Eukaryotes - 400 (source: NCBI BLink).) is translated as MTEVISKTSLFLGACGNHHRVDDFSFSPVSFGGFGLKKSFSCLKLKSQKPLRSVFYGKQIVFGDSQDESFRRSSAITAQTTLRIGTAQKWWEKGLKDNMREISSAQELVDSLTNAGDKLVVVDFFSPGCGGCKALHPKICQFAEMNPDVQFLQVNYEEHKSMCYSLGVHVLPFFRFYRGSQGRVCSFSCTNATIKKFRDALAKHGPDRCSLGPTKGLEEKELVALAANKELNFTYTPKPVPVEKEAATPDSNPSLPVPLPSMSSNDEKTLVSAGR